A part of Amycolatopsis lurida genomic DNA contains:
- the murJ gene encoding murein biosynthesis integral membrane protein MurJ, whose translation MGSRWPVADPDVLRPYDQLATQVMPAIKDAPLVKPRPGETGEQDVAAPAKAPSIAKSSGRMAIASLISRITGFAWKLLLVAAIGAKVENDSFNVANTMPNIIFELLMGGVLSSLVVPLLVRSQDDKDGGVAYTQRLVTVAGTLLVVGTAIAVFAAPLITQLYVDDKGHANPELVTAFAYLLLPQIFFYGVFALLSAVLNAKNIFGPTAWAPVINNLVVIFTILVVWIMPGNISTDPVSITDPKLLTLGIGVTSGIVAQSILLIPPLLRSGFKFKWRWGIDKRMKEFGGLALWTVGYVAVSQVGYTITTRVLTSGSQGGVTAYSNAWLLFQLPYGVIGVSLLTAIMPRMSRAAADGDHKKLIGDLSYASRISTVMLVPISAVMTVVGGSVGIALFTLGKGTVEDASRMGEALAISAFALLPYALVMLQMRVFYAMKDARTPVLIMIVMTVVKVPLLYLCPALLSPDNIVLGVMMVNGLTFVVGAILGQVWLWVTLGNLRSKRVLGVILFTVVASVLGVGAAWLAGQIVPDSFGPTFHAWVKLLLQTVVGIVVSFGVLMALKVEELKPATARITRLIKRG comes from the coding sequence ATGGGATCGCGCTGGCCGGTCGCCGACCCCGACGTCCTCCGCCCGTACGACCAGCTCGCCACGCAGGTCATGCCGGCGATCAAGGACGCGCCGCTGGTCAAACCGCGGCCGGGGGAGACGGGCGAACAGGACGTCGCCGCTCCGGCGAAGGCGCCGTCGATCGCGAAGTCCAGCGGCCGGATGGCGATCGCCTCGCTGATCAGCCGCATCACCGGTTTCGCGTGGAAGCTGCTGCTCGTCGCGGCCATCGGCGCCAAGGTGGAGAACGACTCGTTCAACGTCGCCAACACCATGCCGAACATCATCTTCGAGCTGCTGATGGGCGGTGTGCTGTCCAGCCTCGTGGTCCCGCTGCTCGTGCGGTCGCAGGACGACAAGGACGGCGGCGTGGCGTACACGCAGCGGCTGGTCACGGTGGCGGGCACGCTGCTCGTCGTCGGGACGGCGATCGCGGTGTTCGCGGCACCGCTGATCACCCAGCTCTACGTCGACGACAAGGGCCACGCGAATCCCGAGCTGGTCACCGCGTTCGCGTACCTGCTGCTGCCGCAGATCTTCTTCTACGGCGTGTTCGCGCTGCTCTCGGCGGTACTGAACGCGAAGAACATCTTCGGGCCGACGGCGTGGGCGCCGGTGATCAACAACCTCGTCGTCATCTTCACGATCCTCGTGGTGTGGATCATGCCGGGGAACATCTCCACCGATCCGGTGTCGATCACCGACCCCAAGTTGCTGACCTTGGGCATCGGCGTGACCTCGGGCATCGTGGCGCAGTCGATCCTGCTGATCCCGCCGCTGCTGCGGTCGGGGTTCAAGTTCAAATGGCGCTGGGGCATCGACAAGCGCATGAAGGAGTTCGGCGGGCTGGCGCTGTGGACCGTCGGCTACGTCGCGGTCAGCCAGGTCGGCTACACGATCACCACCCGGGTGCTGACCAGCGGTTCGCAGGGCGGTGTGACCGCGTACAGCAACGCATGGCTGCTCTTCCAGCTGCCGTACGGCGTCATCGGGGTGTCGCTGCTGACCGCGATCATGCCGAGGATGAGCCGCGCGGCCGCGGACGGCGACCACAAAAAGCTGATCGGCGACCTCTCCTACGCGTCCCGGATCTCGACGGTGATGCTCGTACCGATTTCGGCCGTGATGACCGTCGTGGGGGGTTCGGTCGGTATCGCCCTGTTCACCTTGGGCAAGGGCACGGTCGAGGACGCGTCGCGGATGGGCGAGGCGCTGGCCATCTCCGCGTTCGCGCTGCTGCCGTACGCGCTGGTCATGCTGCAGATGCGGGTGTTCTACGCGATGAAGGACGCGCGGACGCCGGTGCTGATCATGATCGTGATGACCGTGGTGAAGGTGCCGCTGCTGTACCTGTGCCCGGCGCTGCTTTCGCCGGACAACATCGTGCTCGGCGTGATGATGGTCAACGGCCTCACGTTCGTCGTCGGCGCGATCCTCGGTCAGGTCTGGCTGTGGGTGACCCTCGGAAATCTCCGGAGCAAGCGGGTTCTCGGGGTGATCCTCTTCACGGTCGTCGCGAGTGTGCTCGGGGTCGGCGCGGCGTGGCTCGCCGGGCAGATCGTCCCTGACTCGTTCGGGCCTACTTTCCATGCCTGGGTGAAACTTCTGCTCCAGACGGTGGTCGGGATCGTGGTGTCGTTCGGCGTGCTCATGGCCTTGAAGGTCGAGGAATTGAAGCCCGCCACGGCGAGGATCACCCGGTTGATCAAGCGCGGATAA
- a CDS encoding DUF6049 family protein has product MKRLAATVLSILFLAFSALPVAVAQAQEQPRLRVDLDQLNPRVITSTSASLTVTGRVTNIGDRRISKLGVRLQLGTRLQNEQQIGDVLAGDKFKDLAATEFVDLEPDVLEPGQSAALDLAVPLGQAAKLQFPRPGVYPLLVNINGTPDFGGPERLAAVTLLMPVLGVPGRAPASRPSSAPSTSLLWPIANSAVHVVSAPLGGPLTLADERLADELAPGGRLDSLVEAARAAEADTKVSSSLCLAIDPDLVATVDAMTRGYQVAGGAPGKGAETAKNWLGRLKALVAGRCVVTLPFADADLTALTKVRAGDATDTALMTTALGGAGTIKNLLGIQPQDGVLWPGGALDSQTVEAIGKAGVKTVLTDSGKLQSRTPLSSGVSIEGTDLRAQPIDALISSALNGSGSTQNGLGAIAFRAGLGGQNEGPERSRLLIAPPRQWAATGTELTTFLGRMGDFYTAGLLKSAPLPELLGESPSGTASVNYDPRDLTASTSGDVTAKMSQLDNETLSLSSAMTMDATKRVRPADVVAPVRLALIRAASTSWRGADAATVTGNARGDLEAIRSQVTVERPKQTIALASGAAPLPVFITNNLPVGVAVQVALKNNVGLRPTDDTQLQAQMVPANSARNRLLPVEALRAGRFSVDVSLTTPDGTPLGSAARFELTSTEYGAITIIITVTAAGALLLLSSRRIYRRIKDSRADRANETAPRVTEDAQV; this is encoded by the coding sequence GTGAAGCGGCTTGCCGCCACTGTCCTGTCGATCCTGTTCCTGGCCTTCAGCGCGTTGCCCGTCGCGGTCGCGCAGGCCCAGGAACAGCCCCGGCTGCGCGTGGACCTCGATCAGCTCAACCCCCGCGTGATCACCTCGACGTCGGCTTCGCTCACCGTGACCGGTCGCGTCACCAACATCGGCGACCGGCGGATCAGCAAGCTGGGCGTCCGGCTGCAACTGGGCACGCGGCTGCAGAACGAGCAGCAGATCGGTGACGTCCTCGCCGGTGACAAATTCAAGGATCTCGCGGCGACGGAGTTCGTCGATCTCGAACCGGACGTGCTGGAACCCGGCCAGAGCGCCGCGCTGGACCTGGCGGTCCCGCTCGGTCAAGCCGCCAAGCTGCAGTTCCCGAGGCCTGGCGTGTACCCGCTGCTGGTCAACATCAACGGCACCCCGGATTTCGGCGGGCCGGAACGGCTGGCGGCGGTCACCCTGCTGATGCCGGTGCTCGGCGTCCCCGGCAGGGCACCCGCGTCACGTCCTTCGTCGGCGCCGTCGACGAGCCTGCTGTGGCCTATCGCCAACAGCGCCGTGCACGTCGTCTCCGCCCCGCTCGGCGGTCCGCTGACCCTGGCGGACGAGCGGCTGGCGGACGAACTGGCCCCCGGCGGACGGCTGGACTCGCTGGTCGAGGCGGCTCGCGCGGCCGAGGCCGACACGAAGGTCTCGTCGTCGTTGTGCCTGGCCATCGACCCCGACCTGGTCGCGACCGTCGACGCGATGACCCGGGGCTATCAGGTCGCGGGCGGCGCTCCCGGCAAGGGCGCCGAGACCGCGAAGAACTGGCTCGGCAGACTGAAGGCGCTGGTCGCGGGCCGATGTGTGGTCACCCTCCCGTTCGCCGACGCCGACCTCACCGCGCTGACGAAGGTCCGCGCCGGCGACGCCACCGACACCGCGCTCATGACCACCGCGCTCGGCGGCGCGGGGACGATCAAGAACCTCCTCGGCATCCAGCCGCAGGACGGCGTGCTCTGGCCCGGCGGCGCCCTCGACTCGCAGACCGTCGAAGCGATCGGCAAGGCGGGCGTCAAGACCGTGCTGACCGATTCGGGCAAGCTCCAGTCCCGCACGCCGCTTTCGAGCGGGGTCTCGATCGAGGGGACGGACCTGCGCGCGCAGCCGATCGACGCGCTGATCTCGTCCGCCCTGAACGGCTCGGGGTCCACCCAGAACGGGCTCGGCGCCATCGCCTTCCGTGCCGGGCTCGGCGGGCAGAACGAGGGGCCGGAACGCTCGCGCCTGCTGATCGCGCCGCCGCGGCAGTGGGCCGCGACCGGCACCGAACTCACCACGTTCCTGGGGCGGATGGGCGACTTCTACACCGCCGGTCTCCTCAAGTCGGCGCCGCTGCCCGAACTGCTCGGCGAAAGCCCGTCCGGGACGGCGTCGGTCAACTACGACCCGCGGGATCTGACGGCCTCGACCAGCGGCGACGTCACCGCGAAGATGTCCCAGCTCGACAACGAAACGCTGAGCCTGTCGTCCGCGATGACGATGGACGCCACCAAACGGGTGAGACCGGCCGACGTGGTCGCCCCGGTCCGCCTCGCCCTCATCCGGGCCGCGTCGACGTCGTGGCGCGGCGCGGACGCCGCGACCGTCACCGGCAACGCCCGCGGCGATCTGGAGGCGATCCGCAGCCAGGTCACCGTCGAGCGGCCGAAGCAGACGATCGCGCTGGCTTCCGGCGCGGCGCCGCTGCCGGTGTTCATCACGAACAACCTGCCGGTCGGCGTGGCCGTCCAGGTCGCCTTGAAGAACAACGTGGGCCTGCGCCCGACCGACGACACCCAGTTGCAGGCTCAGATGGTCCCGGCCAACAGCGCCCGTAACCGGCTGCTCCCTGTTGAGGCGCTGCGGGCGGGCCGGTTCAGTGTCGACGTGTCGCTGACCACGCCCGACGGGACGCCGCTCGGGTCGGCCGCGCGGTTCGAGCTGACGTCCACGGAGTACGGCGCGATCACCATCATCATCACGGTCACCGCGGCGGGTGCGCTGCTGCTCCTGTCGTCCCGGCGGATCTACCGGAGGATCAAGGACTCGCGAGCCGATCGGGCGAACGAAACCGCCCCACGTGTGACCGAGGACGCACAGGTTTAA
- a CDS encoding NUDIX hydrolase, whose amino-acid sequence MSGSAGRSGASKPGRRRRRRRGRRLTTVDETSAGGLVVDAERANAALIGRLDRHGRLLWSLPKGHIEDGETHAQTAVREVKEETGISARVLRPLGTIDYWFVAERRRVHKTVHHFILESTGGELSDEDVEVTEVAWVPLADLETKLAYSDERKLVRKAKELFAQQQHTAEGAPE is encoded by the coding sequence ATGTCTGGATCAGCCGGGCGCTCCGGCGCTTCGAAGCCGGGCCGCCGGCGGAGGCGCAGGCGGGGAAGGCGGCTGACCACGGTCGACGAAACCTCGGCCGGTGGACTCGTCGTCGACGCCGAACGGGCGAACGCCGCGCTGATCGGGCGGCTCGACCGGCACGGCAGACTGCTGTGGTCGCTGCCGAAGGGCCACATCGAGGACGGTGAGACGCATGCGCAGACGGCTGTGCGCGAGGTGAAGGAGGAGACCGGCATCTCCGCGCGGGTCCTGCGGCCCCTCGGCACCATCGACTACTGGTTCGTGGCCGAGCGACGGCGGGTGCACAAGACGGTGCACCATTTCATCCTGGAATCCACCGGCGGCGAACTTTCGGACGAGGATGTCGAGGTGACCGAAGTCGCCTGGGTGCCGCTCGCCGACCTGGAGACCAAACTCGCCTACTCCGACGAGCGCAAGCTGGTCCGGAAGGCCAAAGAACTCTTCGCGCAGCAACAGCACACCGCCGAGGGAGCACCTGAGTGA
- a CDS encoding CCA tRNA nucleotidyltransferase: MQNAVTELMRISPLADELAKLFAKAGYSLYLVGGSVRDMMLRRLSNDLDFTTDARPDQVLKIVSAWGDAVWDVGIAFGTVGVTKQGMTLEITTFRADSYDRVGRNPEVTFGDSIEGDLLRRDFTVNAMAIDLAHKTFVDPHNGLQALQDKVLDTPATPQESFADDPLRMLRAARFSAQLGFTAAPRVVDAMSSMAEEIDRITAERVQAELSKLLLADDPRPGIELLVDTRLADRVLPEVPGMRLAMDEHHQHKDVYQHSLTVLAQAIDLEKSHEPTSEPDLILRLAALLHDVGKPATREFQPGGGVSFHHHEVVGAKMARKRLRALKFSKEIVQDVSQLVFLHLRFHGYGKGEWTDSAVRRYVTDAGDLLPRLHKLVRADCTTRNRKKAAALQATYDDLERRIEAIQAQEDLDKVRPDLNGEEIMRILDLKPGPDVGKAWKHLKELRLDRGPLEHDEAVAELKKWAAENGIGG; the protein is encoded by the coding sequence ATGCAGAACGCCGTGACCGAGCTGATGCGCATCTCCCCGTTGGCGGACGAGCTCGCGAAGCTCTTCGCGAAGGCGGGGTACAGCCTGTACCTGGTCGGCGGCAGCGTCCGGGACATGATGCTCCGCCGGCTGTCGAACGACCTCGACTTCACCACCGACGCCCGTCCGGACCAGGTGCTCAAGATCGTCAGCGCCTGGGGCGACGCGGTGTGGGACGTCGGCATCGCGTTCGGCACCGTCGGCGTGACCAAACAGGGCATGACCCTGGAGATCACCACGTTCCGCGCCGACAGCTACGACCGCGTCGGCCGCAACCCCGAGGTCACCTTCGGCGACAGCATCGAGGGAGATCTGCTCCGCCGCGACTTCACGGTCAACGCGATGGCGATCGACCTCGCGCACAAGACCTTCGTCGACCCGCACAACGGGCTCCAGGCCCTGCAGGACAAGGTGCTCGACACCCCCGCGACCCCGCAGGAGTCCTTCGCCGACGACCCGCTGCGCATGCTGCGGGCCGCGCGGTTCTCCGCGCAGCTCGGGTTCACCGCGGCGCCGCGGGTGGTCGACGCGATGTCGTCGATGGCCGAGGAGATCGACCGGATCACCGCCGAGCGCGTGCAGGCCGAGCTGTCGAAGCTGCTGCTGGCGGACGACCCCCGGCCCGGGATCGAGCTGCTGGTCGACACCCGCCTCGCCGACCGCGTGCTACCTGAGGTGCCCGGCATGCGGCTGGCGATGGACGAGCACCACCAGCACAAGGACGTCTACCAGCACTCGCTGACCGTGCTCGCGCAGGCGATCGACCTGGAGAAGTCGCACGAACCCACGTCGGAGCCGGACCTGATCCTGCGGCTCGCGGCGCTCCTGCACGACGTCGGCAAGCCCGCGACGCGCGAGTTCCAGCCCGGGGGCGGCGTGAGCTTCCACCACCACGAGGTCGTCGGCGCGAAGATGGCGCGCAAGCGTTTGCGCGCGCTGAAGTTCTCGAAGGAGATCGTCCAGGACGTCAGCCAGCTCGTGTTCCTGCACCTGCGGTTCCACGGCTACGGCAAGGGCGAGTGGACCGATTCGGCGGTGCGGCGCTACGTCACGGACGCGGGCGACCTGCTGCCCCGGCTGCACAAGCTGGTGCGGGCCGACTGCACCACGCGCAACCGCAAGAAGGCGGCCGCGCTGCAGGCGACTTACGACGACCTCGAGCGGCGGATCGAAGCGATCCAGGCGCAGGAGGACCTCGACAAGGTCCGGCCGGACCTCAACGGCGAGGAGATCATGCGGATCCTCGACCTCAAGCCCGGGCCGGACGTCGGCAAGGCGTGGAAGCATCTGAAGGAACTGCGGCTCGACCGCGGTCCGCTGGAACACGACGAGGCGGTCGCCGAGCTGAAGAAGTGGGCCGCCGAGAACGGCATCGGCGGCTGA
- a CDS encoding sensor histidine kinase, whose protein sequence is MAKRPPSFLVTLLRRGAPALATATSELSDEVGDPTPMRALRRIQHMSGPIDTAHRDTLLLRAARYVALVPLVYRLFAVPGAFGVYVSTHGMIGIGPVGLVALGSVGLSLYGIRWMLRSAPFRPQFAARLLAIDLVFTLLAPLAVGALVPASVFTEAMAIPGKHLLGEVALLALALGMPAAAALAVGSFPVRMLASLLGTGQAAPGDAMATFPSILGVLFTASGALVLIGLGTRLALAYGIRNGRIAERARQHRMLHDSVLQTLEAIALANKGDPVARLAEVQRLARAQSMELRRTIESEASERSEAGSRPLGEKLASLAAEMARDGLRAQLVIAELDDDTLSEVRQIAIRDAVRESLRNTLKHAGTDKVVVRVEEQEGGVAVITRDHGAGFSIDSRPAGFGISESITARLNEVGGTARVESAPGNGTRVTLWVPF, encoded by the coding sequence ATGGCGAAGCGGCCGCCCAGTTTTCTGGTGACGTTGCTGCGTCGTGGCGCGCCCGCGCTGGCGACGGCGACGAGCGAGCTGTCGGACGAGGTCGGTGACCCGACCCCGATGCGCGCGCTCCGGCGGATCCAGCACATGTCGGGCCCCATCGACACGGCCCATCGCGACACCCTGCTGCTCAGAGCCGCCCGCTACGTCGCCCTCGTCCCGCTGGTCTACCGGCTCTTCGCGGTGCCCGGCGCGTTCGGCGTCTACGTCTCCACGCACGGCATGATCGGGATCGGGCCGGTCGGGCTGGTGGCGCTCGGTTCGGTCGGGCTCTCGCTGTACGGCATCCGGTGGATGCTGCGCTCGGCGCCGTTCCGCCCGCAGTTCGCGGCCCGGTTGCTGGCGATCGACCTCGTGTTCACGCTGCTCGCGCCGCTCGCGGTCGGGGCGCTGGTGCCGGCTTCGGTCTTCACCGAGGCGATGGCGATCCCCGGCAAGCACCTGCTCGGCGAGGTCGCGCTGCTGGCGCTCGCGCTCGGCATGCCCGCGGCGGCGGCTCTCGCTGTCGGCAGCTTCCCGGTGCGGATGCTCGCGTCCTTGCTCGGCACCGGCCAGGCCGCGCCCGGCGACGCCATGGCCACCTTCCCGTCGATCCTCGGCGTCCTCTTCACCGCCAGCGGCGCCCTCGTCCTGATCGGGCTCGGCACGCGGCTGGCCCTCGCGTACGGCATCCGCAACGGCCGGATCGCCGAACGCGCCCGCCAGCACCGGATGCTGCACGACTCCGTCCTGCAGACCCTCGAAGCGATCGCGCTGGCCAACAAGGGCGACCCGGTCGCGCGGCTCGCCGAGGTGCAGCGGCTCGCGCGGGCGCAGTCGATGGAACTGCGCCGGACGATCGAGAGCGAGGCCTCGGAACGGTCGGAGGCCGGTTCACGGCCGTTGGGCGAGAAGCTCGCTTCGCTGGCGGCGGAGATGGCGCGAGACGGGCTGCGCGCCCAGCTCGTGATCGCCGAACTCGACGACGACACGCTTTCGGAGGTCCGGCAGATCGCCATCCGCGACGCCGTCCGCGAGTCCCTGCGCAACACCCTCAAACACGCCGGGACGGACAAGGTCGTCGTCCGGGTCGAGGAGCAGGAAGGCGGTGTCGCGGTGATCACCCGCGATCACGGTGCCGGATTCAGCATCGACTCCCGGCCCGCCGGTTTCGGGATCAGCGAGTCCATCACCGCCCGGCTGAACGAGGTCGGCGGGACCGCCAGGGTGGAGTCGGCTCCGGGCAATGGCACCAGAGTCACCCTTTGGGTGCCTTTCTGA
- a CDS encoding class I SAM-dependent methyltransferase translates to MKKTDVLAEALAAYRDGDRATAADLAERAGSTLGRELHRYLTEGGGGGVYDQPAAFTAFIRGGGNVKLYRQLSTMLARRYGSVGSLLDLGCGDGLAVVPALEQADRQPGRIDLVEPSRALLAETRKQLDGTHGLHTWDATAQEFLARDDDRQWQLTQSTFALQSIPTGERTEVLRALRPRTSCLVLAEFDVPEYDEGSPEYLLSLVTRYERGISEYGKEASLVAQGFLLPILLGLVKPGADRTNWEQPATDWASQLKEAGFTGIRIEPLADYWWSPAVLITAS, encoded by the coding sequence ATGAAGAAAACGGACGTCCTGGCCGAAGCGCTCGCCGCGTACCGCGACGGTGACCGGGCCACGGCAGCGGACCTCGCCGAGCGTGCCGGATCCACGCTCGGCCGCGAGCTGCACCGGTACTTGACCGAAGGCGGCGGCGGAGGTGTGTACGACCAGCCCGCCGCGTTCACGGCGTTCATCCGCGGCGGCGGGAACGTCAAGCTCTACCGGCAGCTCAGCACCATGCTCGCCCGGCGTTACGGCAGCGTCGGTTCGCTGCTCGACCTCGGCTGCGGCGACGGGCTCGCCGTCGTCCCCGCCCTCGAACAGGCGGATCGGCAGCCGGGCCGGATCGACCTGGTCGAGCCGTCGAGGGCGCTGCTCGCGGAAACGCGGAAGCAGCTCGACGGCACGCACGGCCTGCACACCTGGGACGCCACCGCGCAGGAGTTCCTCGCCCGCGACGACGACCGGCAGTGGCAGCTGACGCAGTCGACCTTCGCGCTCCAGTCGATTCCGACCGGCGAGCGCACCGAGGTCCTGCGTGCGCTGCGCCCGCGCACGTCGTGCCTGGTGCTCGCCGAGTTCGACGTGCCCGAATACGACGAAGGCTCTCCCGAGTACCTGCTTTCCCTGGTCACCCGCTACGAACGCGGGATCTCGGAGTACGGCAAGGAGGCGTCGCTCGTGGCGCAGGGGTTCCTGCTGCCGATCCTGCTCGGCCTGGTCAAACCCGGCGCGGACCGCACGAACTGGGAGCAGCCCGCCACCGATTGGGCTTCGCAGCTGAAGGAAGCGGGTTTCACCGGCATCCGGATCGAGCCGCTCGCGGACTACTGGTGGTCGCCCGCGGTGCTGATCACCGCTTCCTGA
- a CDS encoding TNT domain-containing protein, translating into MRYRVQAAERPDGLYAVWGDTVFAAQRSTEDGTLLLIAPPGEAAPEGFDRDWNGRPARVVLNGEVGATFSLQSYGRFDDEHFQIAPNTGGGDLTLRWAGEDAARAAELGLTDFSTTASSSRLTALWQTRHDFVETPEARPAIGTGDQGALLRAIGRTLLRVLPPGWQRVGAQFRQVGDYSELEVRSVGDEGNGPVSVSIAAPPELGSLFARLRAAMHQPETGTWFQGTFTLDAESNFDFDFDAEQEPTWRLAPNEGGKPSPRAYATELAIHPRDAKHVPAWLSAKAGLPLDIVFRHAKVVDAHNEGERPVVNRPPVPPDLMRGVLDYLFRSPVALTRPGPQPDIFTPNGPPDVPNAFHTDGVWIWPAAVPHYLRKYGVPPEPELIEHIRAAGFRPPLVGELVRATAEAEIVGKPRPPQTAADLPDESARTRVERDGEPSRDIRAVEVLDVLYQRLAEHGVAPTAYRIGANAVPEPGLWTLRRTESGWEVSRPPTDEPVAFAKLEEAARFFLGTLLLYPARAAVGANEESDNPADWPILPLRGEPPLNFFRRKRIVVLPSGTTVQRFGNETGNLVHAESARFIETSLAADRERERRLYRVVRPLRVVTGITAPWNGTPGGAVAYVLPRPIAQHLETGALSRVQ; encoded by the coding sequence GTGCGTTACCGGGTTCAAGCGGCGGAGCGGCCGGATGGCCTGTACGCCGTCTGGGGGGACACCGTCTTCGCGGCCCAGCGGTCGACCGAAGACGGCACGCTGCTGCTCATCGCGCCGCCGGGGGAAGCGGCGCCCGAGGGTTTCGACCGCGACTGGAACGGCCGCCCGGCCAGGGTCGTGCTGAACGGCGAGGTCGGCGCGACCTTCAGCCTCCAGTCGTACGGCCGGTTCGACGACGAGCACTTCCAGATCGCGCCGAACACCGGCGGTGGCGACCTGACCTTGCGCTGGGCGGGCGAGGACGCGGCCCGCGCGGCCGAACTGGGCCTGACGGACTTCTCGACGACCGCCTCGTCGTCGCGACTGACGGCGTTGTGGCAGACCAGGCACGACTTCGTCGAGACGCCGGAAGCCCGGCCGGCGATCGGCACGGGTGACCAGGGCGCGCTGCTGCGTGCCATCGGCCGGACCCTGCTGCGGGTGCTGCCGCCGGGCTGGCAGCGGGTCGGCGCCCAGTTCCGGCAGGTCGGCGACTACTCCGAACTCGAGGTCCGCTCGGTCGGCGACGAGGGCAACGGCCCGGTGTCGGTGTCGATCGCGGCCCCGCCGGAGCTCGGTTCGCTGTTCGCGCGGCTGCGCGCGGCGATGCACCAGCCCGAGACCGGCACCTGGTTCCAGGGCACCTTCACGCTCGACGCGGAATCGAATTTCGACTTCGACTTCGACGCCGAGCAGGAACCGACCTGGCGGCTGGCGCCGAACGAGGGCGGGAAGCCGTCGCCGCGCGCGTACGCGACCGAGCTCGCGATCCACCCGCGCGACGCCAAGCACGTCCCGGCCTGGCTTTCGGCCAAGGCGGGACTGCCGCTGGACATCGTGTTCCGGCACGCGAAGGTCGTCGACGCGCACAACGAGGGCGAACGACCGGTCGTCAACCGGCCGCCGGTGCCGCCGGACCTGATGCGCGGCGTCCTGGACTACCTCTTCCGCTCGCCGGTGGCGCTGACCCGGCCGGGTCCGCAGCCCGACATCTTCACCCCGAACGGCCCGCCGGACGTGCCGAACGCCTTCCACACCGACGGCGTGTGGATCTGGCCCGCGGCCGTGCCGCATTACCTGCGCAAGTACGGGGTGCCGCCGGAGCCGGAGCTGATCGAGCACATCCGGGCCGCCGGCTTCCGGCCGCCGCTGGTCGGCGAGCTGGTGCGGGCGACCGCCGAGGCGGAGATCGTCGGCAAGCCGCGGCCGCCGCAGACCGCCGCGGACCTGCCGGACGAAAGCGCCCGCACCCGCGTCGAACGCGACGGCGAACCCTCGCGCGACATCCGCGCCGTCGAGGTGCTGGACGTCCTGTACCAGCGGCTGGCCGAACACGGAGTCGCGCCGACGGCCTACCGGATCGGCGCGAACGCGGTGCCGGAGCCGGGGCTCTGGACCCTGCGCCGCACCGAGAGCGGCTGGGAGGTCTCTCGCCCGCCGACGGACGAGCCGGTGGCGTTCGCCAAACTCGAAGAGGCGGCGCGTTTCTTCCTCGGCACCCTGTTGCTGTACCCGGCGCGCGCCGCGGTGGGCGCGAACGAGGAGTCCGACAACCCGGCCGACTGGCCGATCCTGCCGCTGCGGGGCGAGCCGCCGCTGAACTTCTTCCGCCGCAAGCGGATCGTCGTCCTGCCGTCGGGCACCACGGTGCAGCGGTTCGGCAACGAGACCGGCAACCTCGTGCACGCCGAGTCGGCGCGGTTCATCGAGACGTCGCTGGCCGCGGACCGCGAACGCGAGCGCCGTCTGTACCGCGTCGTGCGGCCGCTGCGCGTGGTCACCGGCATCACCGCGCCGTGGAACGGGACCCCGGGCGGGGCCGTGGCCTACGTGCTGCCCCGGCCGATCGCCCAGCACCTCGAAACCGGCGCGCTTTCCCGCGTCCAGTAG